The bacterium genome includes the window ACACAAATGGCTATCTTCCAGATGTCTTAAGAGGCCTTATAGAAAACAAGGCTATTGATTATATTAGCCTTGATATTAAATCTACATTTTCTGATTACAATAATACTTGCGGAATTACAGTAGATGTAGATAAAATTAAGGAATCTTTAGAGATTTTAAGAAATATGGAAATAGATTATGAAATTAGGACAACGGGGGTTCCTGGGATAATTGATTTAGAAAAGATAAAGGAAATTGCAAGGGAAATTTCTTGGGCAAAGAAGTATGTAATTCAGCAATATAGGAATGAAAAAACCCTGAACCCTGATTTTGAAAAAATTGCTCCATATCCAAAGGATGTCCTTTTGGGGTTTAAAAGGGAGGCAGAAGCATTTATTTCCAATGTATCTGTGAGGGGAATATGAATGCAAGACAGACAACAGACATTCAGATAACAGAGGACAGACAACTGTCTGAATTGTCTGAACCGTCCGAACCGTCTAATAAAGGAAAAGATGAACACAATTGACGGGATGCTAAAGGAATTTGAGGCTATCTTAACAAGGATTGAGATTTTAATATTCTTTTCAAAAAATCCTTATGCTATGGATACCCTGAGTAAGTTTTCGGGATGGCTTAAAAGGCCACCATCTGATATAGCAAGGGAGTTTGATTATTTTGCAGAAATGGGTATTGTTGAGAAGATGGGAGAGGGTGAGAATGCTATTTATTCCTATACATCAAACCTTGACATTACAAGCAAAATTGAAGAATTTATAAAAACCCTTGGAAAGAGAAGGATATCTTAAAAATGAAAAGCTTTGCTGTTTTTGGAATAAATCATAAAGTAGCAAAAGAGGATATGAGGGAAAAGGTGGCTTTAAATTCTTCTTCTATTAAAGATGCTATAGATATTGCAAAGAAGACATTTGATGAGGCTGTCCTTATCTCAACTTGCAATAGAACAGAGGTTTATGTAGTTTCATCAGAAAATAGCTTAAAAGAAAGATTAAGGGATTACATAAGAAACCTCTTTAAAATAGAGCTTAATCTTTTAGAGCAGTTTTATTTTTTCTCTCAAACAGAGGCATTAACACACCTTTTTAGGGTTGCAGGATCGTTGGATTCAATGGTTGTTGGTGAGGTTGAAATATTGGGTCAGATTAAGAATGCTTATAGGCTTGCACAAGAAAAGAAAACAACAAGTAAAGCGATAAATACCATGTTTCAGCATTCATTCAGAGTAGCAAAGAGGATAAGGACAGAGACAGATATTGCAAAGGGAAATTACTCAATCCCATCTATTGCTTGCAATGTAGCCTATGAGAAATTGGGGGATTTAAGGGATAAGACAGTGATGGTCATTGGAGCAGGAAAAATCTCTGAGATAACCCTAAAACATTTGGTTGATAAAGGCGTAAAAACCATTTTTGTTGGAAACAGAACATTTGAAAGGGCATTAGAATTAGCAAAAAGGTTTAATGGGATTGCTTTACATTTTAATGATTGCTTTGAGAAATTAGGACAATGCAACCTTGTTATCTCTCAAACATCATCACCACATTATATTATAAAGGACATTCCAGATAAAAGGAAAAACCCTTTGGTTTTAATTGACCTTGCAGTTCCAAGGGACATTGAGCCAAATATAGGAAATCTTTTTGGTGTTTTCCTCTATAATCTTGACTCATTTCAAGGGATTATAGATAGGACAATGAAAATAAGAAAGGATGAAAGAGAAAAAGCAGAAGAAATCATTAAAGAAGAAATCCAATCCCTTGCTCCCATTATTTTTTAAAGTTCACATATGTGTTTATTTGTTTGTATGTGTTTAGGTAGATGGCATGCAAACTCTTTCCTTATGAGAGCTTAATCTTAAGAAAAGGAAATGAACCTTAAGG containing:
- a CDS encoding anaerobic ribonucleoside-triphosphate reductase activating protein, yielding MKIKGFQGVSLIDYPEKVSSVIFTGGCNMRCPFCQNKELVENSIPSLNEEDILKAIFERKGFIDGVVITGGEPTIQHDLADFCRRLKNEGFFVKLDTNGYLPDVLRGLIENKAIDYISLDIKSTFSDYNNTCGITVDVDKIKESLEILRNMEIDYEIRTTGVPGIIDLEKIKEIAREISWAKKYVIQQYRNEKTLNPDFEKIAPYPKDVLLGFKREAEAFISNVSVRGI
- the hemA gene encoding glutamyl-tRNA reductase; amino-acid sequence: MKSFAVFGINHKVAKEDMREKVALNSSSIKDAIDIAKKTFDEAVLISTCNRTEVYVVSSENSLKERLRDYIRNLFKIELNLLEQFYFFSQTEALTHLFRVAGSLDSMVVGEVEILGQIKNAYRLAQEKKTTSKAINTMFQHSFRVAKRIRTETDIAKGNYSIPSIACNVAYEKLGDLRDKTVMVIGAGKISEITLKHLVDKGVKTIFVGNRTFERALELAKRFNGIALHFNDCFEKLGQCNLVISQTSSPHYIIKDIPDKRKNPLVLIDLAVPRDIEPNIGNLFGVFLYNLDSFQGIIDRTMKIRKDEREKAEEIIKEEIQSLAPIIF